CTTCTTGTTCTCTCTATCTTTCTCAAACTAACATCCTCAACTATCCTCAAATACTCAAGAAACATTGCATCAAGTGACTCAATGGAAGCAATTTCCCTAACCCTGTCAGCGATATCCGGTAGTACATCCTCCAATTCTTTAGCACATTGTAGGAGTATCCTTTTATGTTCACTTGACATTGTGTCCAATTTAGGCAAAACTATTTATTAGTGTAATTGCAAAATTAAAATGGTGATGTATATGATAAAAGCCTCCAAAAGGGCCCTTTCTGTAGAATATGCAATAAGAGATGTTGTGCTTCCAGCTAGAGAGTTAGAAAAGGAAGGAATTAAGGTAATTAGACTAAATATTGGTGATCCAGTAAAATTTGACTTCCAACCACCAGAACACATGAAGGAGGCATATTGTAGAGCCATTAAGGAAGGACACAACTACTATGGTGACAGCGAGGGCTTATTGGAATTAAGAAAGGCAATTGTAGAGAGAGAAAAGAGAAAGAACAATGTAGATATAACCCCTGATGATGTTAGAGTTACAGCGGCCGTTACAGAGGCGTTACAATTAATATTTGGAGCATTACTTGATCCCGGAGACGAAGTCCTGATCCCAGGGCCAAGTTATCCACCATATACTGGACTAGTTAAATTCCTGGGAGGAGTTCCAATAGAATATAGGACTATAGAAGAGGAAGGATGGCAACCTGATATAGATGACATGAGAAAGAAAATTACTGAGAGAACAAAAGCTATAGCAGTCATAAATCCAAACAATCCAACTGGGGCATTATATGATAAGAAAACTCTCAAGGAGATAATTGATGTTGCAGGGGAATATGACCTCGTTGTCTTGAGTGATGAGATCTACGACATGATGACATACGAGGGAAAACACATATCTCCCGGATCATTAACTAAAGACGTCCCAGTTATAGTGATGAATGGACTCTCAAAGGTTTATTTTGCCACTGGATGGAGATTGGGCTACATGTACTTTGTAGATCCTGAGAACAAGCTTGAGGAAGTTAGGGATGCCATTGATAGGTTGGCAAGAATAAGGTTATGTCCAAACACTCCTGCACAATTCGCTGCAATAGCTGGATTAACGGGTCCAATGGATTACCTTGAAAAGTACATGAAGAAGTTGAAGGAGAGAAGAGACTATATCTACAAGAGACTCAATGAAATCCCAGGAATTAGCACAACTAAGCCCCAGGGAGCCTTCTATATATTCCCGAAGATAGAAGAGGGTCCCTGGAAGAGCGATAAGGAATTTGTATTGGATGTCTTGAACAACGCTCACGTCCTATTTGTCCATGGTTCAGGATTTGGAGAATACGGTAAAGGTCACTTCAGGGCCGTCTTCTTGCCACCAATAGAGATACTTGAAGAGGCCATGAATAGGCTCGAAAGATTCATGAAAGAGAAGCTTTCTTCTTAACTCCTTATTCTCTTAAAATGGATTTTGGAGCCGGGACCGGGATTTGAACCCGGGACCTGGGGATTACGAGTCCCCCGCCCCACCAGGCTAGGCTATCCCGGCTCAAGTCCAATTCTTTTAAGCCCGTAAAGTGTTTATAAAGGTTATGGACTACAAAATTTTTATATATTCGGTAACTCTCCAAATATGAATGGTGATTCAATGAAATTCGAAAGGATACTTAAAGGGATCATTAGGATAAACATTGGATTTTCCTTATATAGAAGCTGGATACTAGGAAAACAGTGGCCAAAAGGTACGAGCGTTCATCTTTTCGATATAATTAAAAGAAAGAGAAAAGACTAATTTTTCCTCCTCATGATTAGTGGAAGAGCGGCTAACACAAGAAGTACAGCCGGTCCACAGACTCCTTTCTTTGTTTTTGTTGTTTCTGAAGCTGATGGAGATTCGACGGTTGCAGTTGGACTCTTTTCTTCAGCTGATGGCTTTGAAGTAGTTTCAGGAGTTTCAGCAAGATAGGCGCTCTTCATTGCAACTGCCGATCCTATACCAACCCATGGATCGATTATCCTGAACTTTATCCTCTTGTTAACTGGGAAGAATCTCCAGAACTCAACAGTAAATACCCTAAAGCTTTCATACACTCCAATTGCTCCTCCAAGTCTACTTGCATCCCAGAATTTCTCTTCTGAATCTAATACTATGTTCTTGTATCCAGTCAGGTAGATTAAGAACCCAAGATCATCGTCCGTAAAGTTCAAGAGTGGCTTTATCTTTTCTGGAGTGTTATAGTACTCTAAACCCAAAGCCTTTATACCAGCTTGAAGATCACCGTTTCCTAGATACTTAAGGACCTCCTCAACTGTTGCCCTATGAGTATTTTGAGGTGTAAACCTCCATCCGACTCTCCCTGGACCATTTGCTATTGATGAATAGAACACTATCACCCTCTCAATTGGGAACTTTATAGAGGCACTCGCAACCCATTCTTCTGTGTAATAGTTCCACTCAAAGTTCTTTGGATCCGAAAGATAGACAATTTCGTTTGCTGTTCTTCTGTCGACGATCTTGACTTGCACATCAAACCCAGCCTTCTTCAATATCTCTGCAATATAGTAAGCTTCGTTCTTTAGTCCCTCATTGTCAGATCTTCCGAGGCCAATGAGTTTTATTGGTTCTCCGTTGAAGTACCATTTTCCGTTCTTCTTTTCGAGTTTGTAACCCTGTTTGGCTAGATCCTCGGCAGCCTTCCTCATAGCCTCATCAATAAGCTTCAAAGCATACTCCTCATCACCCTGCGCATCCAAACCAAAAGCATCAACAACAGACTGCATCTTTTCACTTGCATATTCCTCCCTACTTATCCAGGGAATGAACAGCGGGACTCCAGATCCTTGTAGTATGTTTTGGACGATGTAGTTTCTGTTGATTAGGTATTCCATGGCGAATCTTATTTCTCTAATTGCGAATGGGTTGAAGTACTTCTTATCACCAACCGTAACCAAATACGGATTATCCTTATCATGAACTGGATTCCAAACAACACTCCATATTGCTCCTACATTTACGTATGTATCAATGTTTTTCCTTTCTTCATCAGAGAGTCCAGTAAACCTATAGGATGGGAATGATGACCATGCGAGATCATAGTCTCCTTTGGCAACTCCTAGGATTATTGTGTCTTCGTTTTGAACTCCATAAAGCTCGATGACGTCGAAGTATGGTTCGAAGTTGTACATGTCTTCGGCGTACTCTGGCTTGACCCACTTGTCAAATCTTACGTATTTGAGGTAGAGGTTTTCTGGTTTGTAAACGTCGATGATGTAGGGTCCATTTGAGATGAACATGTGGTTGTGCTTCTTTATGAAGTTAATAATGTCATCATACTCCTTCAACTCATCCTGCTCGTCATAAATGTACGGCTTCAAGAAGTCCGGAATCGGCTTCTCCTTCTTCAACTTCTCAAGCTCCTCCATGACAACCCTAGCATGACTAGGCGTCAACATATCAATCTGCTGAACCTCCTCAGTAGCTTCACTGAAGGAGAACTTCGGATTATGTGCAACGACTTCACTCATAGCATAAATAAGCTGCCAGGGGTATCCTGCATAGAGAGTATAGTACCACTCCTGGAATGGCTTATATGGTGGGAACGTGTAGGTATGATAAACTGCAATAACAAAGTGGGTCTCGTTTTCACTTATAACCTTAACTCCAAGTAAGTGACTCAATATTTCTTTGCTAACTGTCTCCTCTGTCTTATCGTAGTATGGGTCGTTTGGTCCGTCTTTGGTTGTCCATTCCCATTCCCAGGCGAAGGTGTACATCACGTCGGCGACGCTCAACTTGTGACCATCGTGGAAGTAAATCTTCTGGCACTCGAACTTAACATAAGTTGGAGCAACCTCACCAGCATGAGCAGCAACCCACTCCTTACTCGTTGAATTAAATATCACAGCATCCTCAGGCACCCTAACATTCTCCCCAGCCTCCAAAATCCTACACCTGTAGGGTAGAGGGGCTCCTTCTGTTGACCATGTGTAAGGACCATCGTCTCTTGCCAGACTTGCTGCTCGTCCAGAGTACCTATCCATGAATCCGGCAGCACTTGGATTCCATGCTGACATGAACAAAGACCCTGCTGCTGCATACATTGCTATCTTTAGTGTTTTCTTTTCTTGAGCTGCCACTGGATTAACAATGGGACTCACTAACAAACCCAATGCCACAACCAACAACATTATACCAATCTTCTTCATTTTGATCACCTAGTTTATTCTAGTGGTCATAGTTTATACATGACTCACCAGATTTAAGGATCACCATTGTTTCAAAAAAATTACCGTTTAGGTACTCTTTATGTTGAAACAATGCAAAAATTACTCTCAATCCTCAAAAGAAATCCAAATCATTCTAGAATATTGTAAAGGCACTGACAAAATGGCTTATTGCTCATTATTAACTTGTAGGAATATGCTGAAATCATGGAAAAGCATGAGATACCATTTCACATTCGAACATTAACTAGGAAGTTTGTCATATTGATGAATCCATATATATTAGAAAGCGATAACTAAGTTATCTGATAAAACTGACAACGAAACGACAGGTTTAAAAGTCTAGATTGTTCCTTCCTCTTGGGTGAGAGACATGGTAACTAAGCGCTTACCTGGAAAGATAAGGCGAGCATTAAGGGCGAGATATTATGATATTGAGCCTAGAGCGTGGATTGGAAAGAAAGGGATAACCGAGAGTGTAATAAAAGAGATTGAGACCCAATTAGCCAGAACAGGCGTATTAAAGGTTGAAATAAGAAAGGGAGCATTCATTGCAACTAAAATGAGTAGGAAGGAGATAGCTGAGAAAGTTGCTGAGCTAACTGACAGTGAACTATTGGAGGTTAGAGGCAAAAGATTTATATTGTTCAAGCCGAGAGAGGGATGGGAGAAATATTTAAAAAAGCTCCAAATGAAGGAGCAGGCAAAGAAGAAGATTAAGGAAGAACCAATTCGCAAGATTAAAATTGATATCCTTGAATTCAGGAAGAAATTTAAAAGAGGGAGGGGTTGAGGGATGGCAACGGTTTACGACGTTCCTGGTGATCTTTTAGTTGAGAGGGTTGCTCAAAAGCTTAAGGAAATTCCCGAAATAAAGCCTCCTGAGTGGGCTCCCTTCGTCAAGACTGGAAGGCACAAAGAGAGATTGCCCGAACAGGAAGACTGGTGGTACTACAGGGTTGCTTCAATATTGAGAAGGGTTTACTTAGATGGACCCGTTGGAATAGAGAGGCTAAGGACGTACTACGGTGGAAGGAAGAACAGGGGTCATGCACCAGAAAAATTCTACAAGGCGGGAGGGAGCATAATAAGAAAGGCCCTTCAACAGTTAGAAGCCGCCGGCTTCGTAGAGAAGGTTCCAGGAAAGGGGAGAGTTATAACACCAAAGGGTAGGAGCTTCCTCGACAAGATAGCTACAGAACTAAAGAAGGAGCTCGAGGAAATAATACCCGAGCTTAAGAAGTACTAAAGGTTTTTATATCCCATTTCTCTAAAATTTTTGGGATGCCAAATGGTTAGGATAAGGGCATCAAAGCTTAGGGATGTAGAGTTAATAACAGATACAGGCATTAGACTAGGATGGGTCTACGATTTGCTATTTGAAGAAGATGGTGGCGAAGAAGAAAAAGGAAGGATAATAGCAATTTTGGCGGATCCTGATGAAGATCTTGACATAAGCAAGTTTAAGGTTACAAAGGATGGCCTTCTAATAATTCCGATAACAGCTGTTAAGAGCATTGGGGAAGTTATAATTATAGACTCTGGGAAATTATCCGTTGTAGCGAGAAGAAGATGAGGATAGAAAGGATTTTTCCAGAAGAGGGGAAAGTTTATGAATGTCTACTGGTTACTAGGTTAAACATTACTCCGATTGGAGTTATAAGGGAGGGAAGATACCTCAAATTTAAAATTTTTGAGGGGAAAAGTTTTGAAGATTTAGAGATTGACAATTCTGCAATAATCCAAGTTGTAGATGATCCCGAATTGTTAGTTGCCATAGCGTTTAACATATTTCCAAAGCTTGAACTAGAAAAAGCTAAAGTTCTCTCAATTAAGAAGATAAAGGGATACCCCTGGATAGAGGGAAAAGTTGAATGTAAGGAGATAAAAGTTGTAGATGAACTTGGAGAAAGCAGGGCAAAGCTCTGTAGATTCATCCCTTTGTATATTGGGACAGTTAAGAAAATCCCAAGACCAATTAGCAGAGCGGATAACATCCTATTGGAGCTTGGTGTATTGGGAACAAGGATTCTAGTTGCAAGGAAGAGGGGATTAAACGTTAATAACCTCGTTAGGAAGGCTAAGGAATTATATGAAACATACCTTAAGCTTGGTGGCAAATCAGAGATTGGAGAAGAGATATTTAAAATTATTAAAGGAGGATAAGCTGAAGGACAGCTTCTTCCCCAGGTTCAAGCTTGTCTATCTCCCACACGACTTTACCCTCCTTCATTTCAACTCTACCCTTGCTGGCCCAGGCATTTTTAACGTTAGCTATCTTTTCATATCTGAATTTCCTAAGTTCTCTAAGCCTTGGAGCTCTTACCTTAACAAAGTAGTAGCCTTTGATCATGTCTTCAACTATAACTGGTCTAAAAAATGCCATATACGATGAACTTCCCAATGTTACGAAGAAACCCAAAAGTAAGAGTATAAGCGGTATATCAATCCCTTGTCTACCAGGAGCAATTGTTGTTTGCGATGTTTGTGAGGGCACTGATGTTATATTTGTTTTTGTACTTACATTTCTTGCTGGTGTGGGAGTTGGGGTAGTTGTTTGCCTGATTCTCCATTCTCTAACGACTATACTCGCCTTGGAAGCCAGATATTTATCGCTTATAACCTCAATTCTTACAACTCCGAGCCCTAACTTCTCCACATCAAACTTGCATGTTCCATTTTCATTTGTGATTGAGTAAAATGTTCCTTTAGGCCCTTTGGCAACAACCATTACCCTGTTTATAGGCCGACCCTCAGAATCGATGACCCTAACTCTTAGCGTTGAATTTAGTTGAGAAGCAAAAATTATTGGTCTCTCAACCTTTACTATCTTTTCTTTTATTATTCCATCGAGATTTGCCTTAACAATGAAGATCCCTGGCTCTTTGACATTCAATATAACCAACCCCGATGCATCTGTTTTGAATTCTCTATCGTTAATCCAGACTTTAATTCCCTTTACAGGCCTTCCATTTTCCGTTACCCTGACTATTATCTTTCCATTTTCAAAACGCGCATCAAGATATAAATTTCTCCTGTATACCGTAAAATTGTACATAAGGGTTTTCTTTCTTCCATAGAAATCAGCCTCAAAGAGTAGCGAGTAATTGCCTAAAGAAAGGCCTCTAATGCTTAATTTTTCTGTCCATGAACCCCAGCTCTTGATCATTGGTTTATAAGAAAATTCTTTTATCTTTTTGCCCTCTTTAAAGAGGATTGCCTTTGCGTTCCCGTATAACAAGATGTTTGAATGTGAGTCTATATGTAACAATATTGATACGTTCTCCCCATACAAATATCTATCCTTGCCCTCAATTGATAGTGTGAAGTTCACTATAGATTTAACTTTAAGTTTAAAGTTCCCCTCGGCTATTTGGTGACCAACCTTAGCGGCTACATGAACGTCATAAAGACCAGCCTCCGGCTTTAGGAGGAATATCTTCATTGGGAAGGTATAAGAGGAATTTGGATTTAAGAATTGAATGAAACCCTGAGTGAAGAGAACTCCCTTTAATATATCAGAGGAATAGATTGTTATATTCCTGGCAGTCTCATTTCCAATATTGATCACAGTGACATTAACCACTAGAGTTTCACCGGGGAATCCTTCAACTTCTTCTGGTGAAACCTTCACTAATAGGACAGGTTGAGCTCTAACTGTGGGAATCACCAGAAACAAAAGTAGTAGAATGATAAATTTTCGCTTCATCATGACCACCTATATTAATTTCTTCTGAAGGCCAATGATAACTTCCAGAGGCTCTCCATCTTCTTCTTTAATTACTTTTTTGTTGCTCTTGTGAGCATAATCCAATTTTATAAACCTCCAACCAACTTTAAGGAACTTCACGGCTAAGACAGGAACACCTCCAAACCTCTTGGCAAAATCAATAGTTTTCTTTATATCATCCTCTTTTAAGTAAATTTTGTCCCTTTTAGTGACTTTCACCTCAATGCAGAGATAAACTCTGCCATTTCCAGCTACAAGGTCAACTTTTTTGCTACCCGCTGACCTTATTACTGCGAATCCTAATCTTTCAAGTTTCCTTATAAGTTCCCTCTCGGCATTTGCTCCTTTCCTGTACATCTTTGATATGTAGTCATCCCATACTTTTAAATTAACCTCACGGACAATTTAGTGATGCACATCCTACTAAAGAAAGCTATCAAAGAAAAGTTTGGGAAATTAAACAAGCTTCAAATAGAGGCCTTTAAAAGAATAGTACGAGACAGGAATAGCACCCTTATCATAGCTCCTACTGGAAGTGGTAAAACAGAGGCCGCCATCTTACCTGTCTTAAATGCGATCTTAGAGGAGAATTTATCACCCATAACTTGTTTGTATATAGCCCCAATTAAGGCATTAAATAGGGATCTCCTTGATAGATTAAAATGGTGGGAAGAAAAGACTGGAATAAGGATAGAAGTTAGACATGGAGACACTCCTCAATCTAAAAGAAGTAAACAAGTTAGAAGTCCTCCTCATGTCTTAATAACAACTCCCGAAACTTTACCTGCGATATTGACAACAAAGTCACTTAGACCATATTTAAAGAATGTGAAGTTCGTGATCGTTGATGAAATAACTGAACTCGTTGATAATAAAAGAGGTGCCCAGCTTATTCTGAATTTGAAGAGACTCTCTCTAATCGCAGATTTCATAAGGATTGGACTATCGGCAACCGTTGGTAATGAGGAGGAGATTAGGAGATGGCTAGATGCCGATGTAGTTATAAAACCAACGCTTAAGAAGAGATACAAGTTTAAAGTTCTTTTTCCTCAACCCGACGAAAAAGATAGGGAGATTGCAGAGAAGCTTAACGTTCCATTGGAGGTGGCAACTAGGCTTAGAGTATTGTGGAATATCGTTGAAGAATACAAAAGAGCCTTGATCTTTGTTAATACGAGACAATTTGCTGAGATCCTCGGTCATAGACTAAAGGCTTGGGGAAAACCAGTTGAAGTTCACCATGGTAGTCTTTCGAAGGAGGCAAGGATAGAGGCTGAAAGAAAGCTAAAAGAAGGTAAAATAAAGGCTCTAATTTGCACTTCATCAATGGAACTCGGAATTGACATAGGAGATATTGACGTTGTTATCCAATATATGAGCCCAAGACAAGTTAACAGGCTAATTCAGAGAGCTGGAAGAAGTAGGCATAGATTATGGGAAGTTAGTGAAGCATATATCATCACCACGGGAATTGAGGATTATCTCCAAAGTCTAGTAATAGCTAAGAGGGCCCTAGAGGGAAAGCTCGAAAGAATTAAACCCTACGAAAATGCACTGGATGTCCTTGCTCACTTCATAGTTGGATTGTTAATCGAATACAGAGAAATACCGGTAGTAGAGCCTTATAAACTTGCAAGAGAAACTTACCCGTATAGAAATCTCAGTTGGGAGGACTATGTTGAAGTTGTGAGAACCCTTGAAGAGGCGAGAATCGTAAAGATCAGAGAAGGGAAACTTAAGCTTGGAAGTAAAGCTTTCAAGTATTACTTTGAAAATCTATCAACAATTCCAGATGAGATGAGCTATAAGGTCATAGACATCGTTTCTGGAAAGGTCATTGGTAGACTTGATGAGAATTTTGTCATGGATCTAGAGGAAGGTCTAGAGTTTATAACGCGTGGAAGGACGTGGTTAGTTCTCGAGATTAACGGAGAAGAGGCGATAATTAAAGTGAGAGAGAGTGAAAACATAGAAGGGGCGATACCAAGTTGGGAAGGAGAATTAATTCCAGTCCCGAAAGAAGTTGCAGTGGAAGTGGGCAAACTTAGGAGAGAGCTAGTTTATGACATAAAAAGGGCAAAAAAGTTAATTGAGGGCGTTGAATACGTTGATGAAGAGTTAGAGTTAGTTAGAAACGAACTCCTCAAACAAGAACTAGTTCCAAGCGATAGAGATGTTGTGATTAATGTTCTGCCAAACATGACAATTATTCACTCTGACCAGGGAAACAAAGTTAATGAGGGACTTGCAAGATATATACTGGCTCTCCTCTCCCTAAAGTATGGAAACATATTCTCAATAAGAGCCTATGCACATGCGATAATAATATCATCACCCTTTAGAATGAACCCTGCTGAAATCCAAGAAATGCTAATAAGTGGGGAATTAGTTAACGATGCAATTATAAGAGCACTTAGAGGAAGCACAGCCTATAGATGGAAAATGATAAACGTTGCAAAGAGGATGGGTGCCATCAAGAAGAATGCAAGGATTAAGAGGATTGAAAGGTTGTTTGAGGGTACCATAATAGAAAAGGAGACACTAAATGAAATATTCCACGATAAGATAGATATCAGTGGGTTGCATGAGGTATTGAAGAAGATCAAGAGGGGAGAGATAAGGATCAGGGGAAAGATCATTGAAGAACCAACGGATCTTGATTTAGAATACTTAAAATTCGGAGGGGAGTTTTTACTTACAACTCCCCTACAGAAGGAGGAAGTTGAGACAATATTCAGAGAAAAATTGCTCGAAACAACGTTAGAAGTTGTATGTACTAACTGCGGGTTCTCCTGGGAGACAAAAGTTAGGAGGATTATAGATAGACTAAATGACCTCAAATGTCCTAAATGTGGCTCACTAATGCTTGCTCCACTTCATCCGAAGGATGCAGAGGCCTTCAAATTAGCACTAAACAAAATTAGAAGTGGAAGGAAATTATCAAGCAGGGAAGAAAGGGCATATATTAGGGGTCTAAAGGCCTCCGATTTACTGAGAAATTACGGAAAAGATGCATTATTAGCATTAGCAACTTATGGAGTAGGAGTTGAAACCGCATCGAGGTTACTTTCTAGAGTATCACAAAATGTATTAATAAGGGAACTAATGAAACTAGAAAGGCAATACATAAGAACAAGGAAGTTCTGGGACTAGATACCAAAAGAGCTTTATAGTGGATTGGAATCAAAGTTAAGAGACAATCAAGGTAATGGGGGTATAGAGATGAGAAAGGTCACCATCTCATTAATTCTTGCTATCATTCTAGTGGAGGCACTTGCCCCAATAACTTTTGGAGAAGAGAAGTATTCGGAACTAACTACCGTTGGGCTAAAATTGGGCTGGAGCATAAAATTTGCTCAAAGATACGTAGTGAAGCTACAGGACGTTGACGAATCATGGAGCAAAGTCAAAATAAAAGTCTATGAAAATGGAAATCCAACTGCCACATACATATTAAGCGAAGGAGAGATGGGATACTACCCAGATAAATCAAATGTTATCCTCAGGATAAAGGTAACTGGAATCTGGAAAGATAAAGAAACCGTCTATGTGAAGATTGGAACACCTCTGAAGTTAATTGAAGATAATCTCGTGCTAGAAAAGGGAGAATCGTATACAGTTCCGAGTCCATTCCTAAGATACAGGATTAAGGTCATCGAAATCCCATCGAACTCAGAAGCTAAGGTCGAAGTTACGTATCCTACTGGAAAAAAGGTAACAAGGATGATTAGCAAGACTTCTCCTCTCTCGATTCCTTACAAGATAAGTAATGATCTAACTCAATCCCCATACATCATGGTAGAACTTGTGAGTGCAAAAGAAGGAAAAGAAGTAGTATTAGACATTTATGGTGCAAAATTGACATTCCAAGGAGTCCAAATTCTAAAGTCGAGGGAAGAGTCTAAGCAGGAGACCCAAGAAGTAGGGGAAATTTCACAAGAAATATACAGTGGACTGTTGTACGAGGGGGAAACATTAACCATAGAATATAACGACACCAGGTACGGAATAAGACTCTTATCAGTTGGTTATTATTCAAGATTTGAAGTCCTAGATAAGAAGGGCCAAAGAATTGAATCATTCTCAGTGAGGGAAGGAAGCTCATACCAACTAAAAAAGATTCCCTTTAGAATTGAGATACCACCAAACAGTATTGACCTGATCTATAATAGGACTTATATTAGAGTTTTTGGGCCGTTGGAAGCTTCAGCTATGCCAATAATTAGAGAAGCAAAGGTAGTTGCAGAGCTTTACGTTAATCAAAAGAAGGTACTCTTAAATGGAGATGAACTGATAGTTTTTATAAAGGTCAGGAACATTGGAAAAGGAAACGCATTCCAAGTTAAAGTCCTCGCTCCTGTTCCAAATGATTTCGAACTGAGAAGTGGAATAGGAACATGGACCTTAAACACCTTAGAGGCATATTCAGAGATGCCCGTTTTGGTCTATACCTTAAAGCCAAATAGGGTCGGAACTTATAATCTAGGTCCAGTCATTGTCGAATACTACAATGAAGCTGGCAAAAAGGTGACTGTTAAATCAAATAGTATAGAGAAGATAGAAGTCTACGGTATCCCAGAGATTAAGTTAGAAGTTAAAGGGCTTAAAAAGGATGGAAGCTGGGGAAGTTATATAACGGGAGATGTTAATTCAACAATAAGGTTGAGATTTAGAGTTTCAGCTATTGGAGAGAATGAAAAATATGAGTTCATAAAAAACGCAAGTATAGTTGTCAACATTGGAGATTTCCTAGATGGTAAGGAAGTTTTACAGGTAGGAGATTTGAAAGCAGGAGATGAAAAGATCATTGAAAGTCAATACCTAATTCTAAGGGAAGGGATACATAGAGTTAGTGCCACGTTAGTTTACCAGGATCCCCTCGGAAATTGGCATAGGATTGATTATCCAAATGTTGTTATTATAAATAGCATTCCACCTAAGGTCATTGTGAAGAAAGAGGTTGTTGAAAAGTGGCCAGAGCCAAGTCAACTACCAGAGTACATAGATGTTGTCCTATCAAAACT
The window above is part of the Pyrococcus sp. NA2 genome. Proteins encoded here:
- a CDS encoding DEAD/DEAH box helicase, translated to MHILLKKAIKEKFGKLNKLQIEAFKRIVRDRNSTLIIAPTGSGKTEAAILPVLNAILEENLSPITCLYIAPIKALNRDLLDRLKWWEEKTGIRIEVRHGDTPQSKRSKQVRSPPHVLITTPETLPAILTTKSLRPYLKNVKFVIVDEITELVDNKRGAQLILNLKRLSLIADFIRIGLSATVGNEEEIRRWLDADVVIKPTLKKRYKFKVLFPQPDEKDREIAEKLNVPLEVATRLRVLWNIVEEYKRALIFVNTRQFAEILGHRLKAWGKPVEVHHGSLSKEARIEAERKLKEGKIKALICTSSMELGIDIGDIDVVIQYMSPRQVNRLIQRAGRSRHRLWEVSEAYIITTGIEDYLQSLVIAKRALEGKLERIKPYENALDVLAHFIVGLLIEYREIPVVEPYKLARETYPYRNLSWEDYVEVVRTLEEARIVKIREGKLKLGSKAFKYYFENLSTIPDEMSYKVIDIVSGKVIGRLDENFVMDLEEGLEFITRGRTWLVLEINGEEAIIKVRESENIEGAIPSWEGELIPVPKEVAVEVGKLRRELVYDIKRAKKLIEGVEYVDEELELVRNELLKQELVPSDRDVVINVLPNMTIIHSDQGNKVNEGLARYILALLSLKYGNIFSIRAYAHAIIISSPFRMNPAEIQEMLISGELVNDAIIRALRGSTAYRWKMINVAKRMGAIKKNARIKRIERLFEGTIIEKETLNEIFHDKIDISGLHEVLKKIKRGEIRIRGKIIEEPTDLDLEYLKFGGEFLLTTPLQKEEVETIFREKLLETTLEVVCTNCGFSWETKVRRIIDRLNDLKCPKCGSLMLAPLHPKDAEAFKLALNKIRSGRKLSSREERAYIRGLKASDLLRNYGKDALLALATYGVGVETASRLLSRVSQNVLIRELMKLERQYIRTRKFWD